TCGAGACTATTGACAATTATGCCCACAAGTCTCTTCGGACAATTGGCATGGTTTATAAGGACTTCGCAACCTGGCCCCCGACAGAAGCCAAGCAGTCTGAAGATGCTTCGATAAACTTCGAGGATTTCTTCCATGATATGACCTGGGTCGGAGTTGTGGGTATCCAAGACCCCCTTCGCCCCGAAGTCCCGTCAGCTATTCGCAAATGCCACTCGGCAGGTGTCCAGGTCAAGATGGTGACTGGTGATAACGTTGCCACTGCTACCGCCATTGCATCTTCTTGTGGAATCAAGACGGAAGATGGATTAGTCATGGAAGGTCCTAAGTTCCGCCAACTCACGAACGCGGAGATGGATGAAGTGATTCCGCGCTTGCAAGTACTGGCACGATCATCCCCCGATGATAAGCGAATCTTGGTCGAACGGCTCAAGATCCTCGGTGAAACAGTCGCTGTAACAGGTGATGGTACCAATGACGGTCCAGCTTTGCGTACTGCAGATGTAGGCTTCTCCATGGGAATTGCCGGTACTGAGGTCGCGAAGGAGGCCAGTTCGATCATTCTTCTGGATGATAATTTCAAGTCCATTATCACGGCAATCTCTTGGGGACGAGCTGTCAATGACGCTGTTGCCAAGTTTTTGCAATTCCAGGTTACGGTCAACATCACGGCCGTGGTGCTCACCTTCGTGTCATCTGTATCCAACAGTGATAATAGCAGTGTTTTGACCGCTGTGCAGCTGCTCTGGGTAAACCTGATTATGGACACCTTCGCTGCTCTCGCCTTGTAAGTTGTCGTGCTTGATCTTTAACATTTCGCTTGGACTTTTTGCTAATGTTTTGGGAAAACAGAGCTACAGATGCCCCGACTGAACAAATTCTCGACCGCAAGCCTGTCCCCAAACACGCCTCCCTCTTCACATTGACCATGTGGAAGATGATCCTTGGTCAAGCAATCTACCAGTTAGCCATCACATTTATGCTTTATTTCGCAGGCGACAAGCTCCTCGGTGCCCATCTCAGCTCTGAACCTGAGTTGCGCGCCAAGCAGCTCGCTACTGTGGTGTTCAATACGTTCGTCTGGATGCAGATCTTCAACGAATTCAACAACCGTCGTCTCGATAACAAATTCAATATCTTCGAAGGCATGTTCCGCAATTACTGGTTCCTTGGAATCAACGCTATCATGATCGGCGGTCAGATCATGATCGTCTTCGTGGGCGGCCAGGCATTCAACGTGACTCGCTTGAGCGGCACCCTCTGGGGTGTTTGTCTTATCTGTTCTATTGCCTGCTTACCTTGGGCGATCATTCTTCGACTGATTCCAGATTACCACTTCGGGCTTGTTTTCAATGCCGTTGTTGGCGGCATGGCTGTTGTTTTGCGACCACTTTCCAAGGGCTGCAAGGCAATTGGTCGTGGTATCGGATCTTTCTTTAGGCCTGTGAAGCGTTTCTATCGCCGAATTTTCAACAGGCAGAAGTCAGTAGACGAAGCCGACTTGAATCCGCAATCCACAGAGTCTGCTGACCCCGAACAAGCTCCTGAGAAACTTGAACCCGGCAAGCAAAAGCCCTCACCTGGGCGTCCTACCACGCCTCCTCATGTCGTGATCCCCCCTATCACAATTACGACCTCTCCTTAGTTGTCCCTTTAgcgttggtgtttttggtttttggtGGGTTGTTTGATATTTTAATGTTAGACTGTTTGTGTACAAGCACAGGGTTCGATAGACGATGTGTATATACCACCAAAAAACGGCAATCTTAAAGTCGCATTGTAATGACgaaatttctttttctctacatggaaaaaaaaaatccaaaaaccTGTAGCCTGTTAACTCACTAGAATTCCCCAACACTAGAGAAATCAAGAGCCTTCAGGCAACTGAGTTTGAGTGCCATATTTCTGCCTCAGGCCACAACACACCGTCCACCAAGTGTCCAGCTCCATCTCCCGTGGACTCCCCAATTGACTCCGCATTGCCCTGTCGACTCACCCTGTCACCTGTTTGTGACCGCTTAATCTGATCTCTGTCTATCCCAAACATACCTTGATCTCTTATTATATCCCCATTGGATCTCCTATCGCTTGGAGACTCCCACGTCACTAGTAATCTCCCCGCTTCCGCCCACCGCACCGATAGACTAACAGGCAGCTCCCCACACAGCTCACATTATACCAAACTCACCCGACTGGCTAGGACAAGCATTTGATCGAGACTATTTTCTACTCTTTTTGCACCCTCAACCAAACCCCAACCGCTACCATGTCGCAAATCAACTACCGTACCATCAACATCGATGCCCTGGACCCCGAGTCCTCGGCCAACTTCCCTATGGAATCACTCCTTCCCGCCACACTTCCCCAAGCCGCAAGCGCTAGTGATGCCGCCAATGCCGCGACACAGGTGCGCCAGATGCTGCGCGGTGGTGACCCGGAGGGCGCTCTGCGGACTGTCCTTGAGACGGCGCCACTGGGCGGCGACGACCGCGCCAAGGAGGTGCATCTTGCCACCGTCATTGATGTGCTGCAGGGTATTCGTCAGGGCGAGATGACCCGGATCCTGGAGGGCGTGTGCAGCGGAGATGGCGGGGCTGAGCGGGCGGATTGCTTGATGAAATACCTGTATGTGGAACAACTGTTTCGATTGCCAGGAGAGGAACTGTCTGAAAGAAATCCGTGGATTTGATTACTGATTAATTGATTGCAGGTACAAGGGAATGTCCTTGGCTGCTCCCGGTAGCGGTGCCCAGTCGCCTAAGAAGTCGGTTTCGCCTCAGGACACGGGCTTCTCGCAGGTCCAGGCTCGCAACTTGGGTGAAGGTGGTGGTGGTCAGCAGATGAGCGTTTTGCTGAGCTGGCACGAGCGGCTTGTGGAGATTGCTGGTACTGGGTCGATTGTGCGGGTCATGACTGATCGTAGGACGGTTTGAGCGAAGAGAACAGTATTGGATGGAGGTTCGTTTCTTTTGACATACATTCTGACTGTTTTTATTGTTCTCCTCTTGATAGAGGCTTGCACTCCATACATCTCTGTGGATGATATCTCTCCAGTGTCGCTTTGAGCGTAGTTTTACATATTTATGTTGTGACAAAATGTTGTATCCTTTCTCTTTGCCCTTTTGTTTCCATTCTTCATGGTTTATCAAAACCACCTCCCTCAAGGACATCCTTCAGGTTAATATCTCCGCTGCCACGCTGCAAGGGCTGCGACTGGCCTTCGCCTTCCTTCCATCCAATCATAAAGATCAACCGGAACGTCGCCGGGATACCACGTGCACCTTCCTCCATATGCAGGGAACGATAAATAGCTTCATTAGCTAGTAAGACATCTCGCG
The nucleotide sequence above comes from Penicillium digitatum chromosome 1, complete sequence. Encoded proteins:
- a CDS encoding Actin-related protein 2/3 complex subunit 5, with the translated sequence MSQINYRTINIDALDPESSANFPMESLLPATLPQAASASDAANAATQVRQMLRGGDPEGALRTVLETAPLGGDDRAKEVHLATVIDVLQGIRQGEMTRILEGVCSGDGGAERADCLMKYLYKGMSLAAPGSGAQSPKKSVSPQDTGFSQVQARNLGEGGGGQQMSVLLSWHERLVEIAGTGSIVRVMTDRRTV